The following nucleotide sequence is from Diospyros lotus cultivar Yz01 chromosome 3, ASM1463336v1, whole genome shotgun sequence.
attattattaaatttaaattttaaaaaaagttatataatcaataaaaataaatctacatGGTTACCTTCTGAACACTACAACAACACTTCAGAATAAACAATATTTGTAGTAGAATCCAAACAATCTTTAGGGAGCAGAATACTTATACGATCAAATGATGTACATCTAGATAATGCCACATATAATTGTCCATGGCTAAAAACTGGTATGCGCAAATCAACCCCAACAAATTTCTCAGATTGTCCTTGAGATTTATTAATGGTCAACGCATATGCCAATCGGACAGGAAATTGACGTCTTGTCATTTGGAAAGGCATTTCTGAAGAAGATGGTGCCAAAGATATCCTTGGTATAAATGCCAAATTACCAAACTTTTCTCCAGTTAAAATTTGAGCTTCAATTATGCGAGTGTCGCACCTAATAACCATCAATCTTGTACCATTACATAGTCCATCTTTTGGTGCAATGTTTCTCAACAATATTATAGGACAACCCACCTTCAACTCTAACTTAAAAGTTGGCAACCCAGGAGGAtccaatgaatttaaatattcattaggatatcTATTTGTAATGGTAGGATCAATTTCATTATCTCCAGACATTTTATCTGCTGCAAGATAAGTATATAATCTCCCTGGAAAGATATTCAACGCAGTAGTATTGATGTCACTGACATCATCGTTACGCGCAGACAGAATTGTGCGTTCAGTTAAAAATGTTGGGGTTGACGTCTCTATCATGTTCAACCGTGGGTAAACTGTAGAaagtaattcattcaaatcttGACATTTGTGTATTGTTGATGGAAGGTTAACGATTTCTTGAGGATTGGTCCCAatctaaaaaaagtgaaatcaataaaaaaaataagaatgaaaacacattttattaatttaaaatatccaaaaaaataaatttgcaaAAGTAGTGTTACCTCCATCaagaaatttgcaaaattagcattttcatgACCTTCATGATTCAAGCGCATATTCAAATCCAAAGTTAAGATATGTATATGCTTCCATAGAACAGAATGTCTTAATGATGCATTCACAATTTGCTCACAAACTCCTTTGGGTATAACTGGTAAGATTTGTCAAAAATCTCCACCAAGAACAACAGTAATACCCCCAAATAGCTTTTCACTATCACAAATATCCCTTAATGTACGATCAACCGCCTCAACACAATGTCTATGTTGTATTGGAACTTGATcccaaattatgagttttgtttctctaaataACTCAGCTTGCAATGATTGTTTGCTAAACCCACAATTTGAATTTTCCAACACATCTAACGGGATGGAAAATGTTGAATGTGCAGTACGACCTCCGACcagtaacaatgatgcaattccAGATGAAGCCACAGTAATAACGATATGCCCAAGGTTGCGACATTTTAATGCTATCGTATTGTACAAAAATGTTTTCCCTGTTCCAACACCCCCattcagaaagaaaacaactcctttattttgaaaaactgaagaagTGATTGTGTTATAAGCATTCCGCTGTCCATTGTTGAGACAATCAATAGAAATTTGTGGATCTGCCTGTTGTGCCTCACTTTGCAGTTGTCGATGTTCGAATATCAATCGATTACCAACTACTACACTCCAATTTCCAGTAACTTGTGGCATGGGTGGGAAGTCAATTAAACTTTTGCCTGATTCATGAAGCATTTGATTCAAAAGATGGAGACCATAATCTTCAATTTGAGCATCAGTTGGGTTAGAAATGGCAAACAATGTACGAATCTTATGTGCAAGGTCATCACATATATGTGTTGAGAATTGATTCCACAATGCACATGGATTTAGTGGAGAGCACTGGGTGAGAATAATACTAAACAATCTCCTCAATTGATATCCAGTTTTCATAACTGTAGCCTCTTTCAAGCATTGTatccattcttcatcatcttctaaaaGCCCCCTTGCAACACATgctaatttaaatgtatcatgcacaACATTATCGACCGTGCATAAAGACCGAAACGACTTTGGTCCTTTGACAACGGTTAGTAACAAACGCAGATAAAatctttcaccacaattagGGCTAGCAAAGTACATTCTACCAATTGCATATCccctttctcttgatttccatctcttttCCGACTTGAGCCAAATATAATGCTGTGGAAATTCTTGATAAGTGAATGGACATTCATCTTCAGTGCCAGCACAATATGCAAAAAAACCAGTAAGAGTTAACATTTGTTGACCAGCTCTAGATTGAATCGTTTCTAACGACTCTTCTGGGTTAAAAACAACACGATGCATTCCAGGTAAATGAAGTGCTAATCGTATAACTGTTGGCATCTCTGCATGCAAAGGATGACCAAATATTTGCCAAGCAGATCTGGAGGTCCAATATACCTTGCATCGAGATATTGTTGAATCTTATTTATCATTCCTAACGCCATCGTTGTACGATCATAACCCTTATAAATGTACTTATGTATATACTTGACACATCTCATCCCGGCACAAACTTCCACATTTATATGACAGTTGAAAAGTTTAGAAAGATATGCATTGTATGGTACGACATCCCTGTTATCAACTTCTTGCCCCCTCACAGTATGTACTTGACCATTATTGCGACGACGATAGATAGTGTATCCATCTTGATCTATAGTTGTTGTTTCTGTGAAAACTCGAGGGTATCTCTTAGTGCATCTACCATTTTCCATACATGGTGCTTGGGAATTCCGAGCACCACACGGTCCATGTACCATACAACATTTGATAGTTTCAAAAAGCATAAGATCATCTCTCGGGTTTGGAAATTCTGCACAGACTAAATTGTCTACTTGAGCACATGTTAGAATTTTGTCTGGACccttaagaaataaaagtgcaTGCATATGATGGAGGCctcatttttgaaattcaattgtaaaaacATGCGCAACTTTATGTCCAAAcactttatttgtttctatctccttcatcaaacattttctctttAACTCAAAAACACGTGCAATTAAATCAGGACGATCAATAGGCTTTTGATGTGGTAATAATGCTGAAGTAATTTCTGGCCAATTGGGATTTGCAGTCATGGTGAGAAAAATATCTGGGTGCTGGTTGTATCGCGTGATAGCCATTAAATCTTGAAAGATTTCAAACATATGTCTAGGACTACCAGTAAATGAAGACGGCAAAACAAACCTTTGACCAATTTAACCAGGTCGCACATAATCTGGATCCATATCTGACAACTCTTGGTAAAGCTCGGCCCGAAGTTTCCCTTGATTAAGCTTGTAGTATGTCAATCGATTTTGCTCAGTTGCAGCCCAAGCATCTACCAAAAACTCTTGAAATAGTTTCCCACctctcaaaat
It contains:
- the LOC127796866 gene encoding uncharacterized protein LOC127796866, with amino-acid sequence MRLNHEGHENANFANFLMEIGTNPQEIVNLPSTIHKCQDLNELLSTVYPRLNMIETSTPTFLTERTILSARNDDVSDINTTALNIFPGRLYTYLAADKMSGDNEIDPTITNRYPNEYLNSLDPPGLPTFKLELKVGCPIILLRNIAPKDGLCNGTRLMVIRCDTRIIEAQILTGEKFGNLAFIPRISLAPSSSEMPFQMTRRQFPVRLAYALTINKSQGQSEKFVGVDLRIPVFSHGQLYVALSRCTSFDRISILLPKDCLDSTTNIVYSEVLL